Within Aspergillus oryzae RIB40 DNA, chromosome 2, the genomic segment ACGGGCTGCTTGTGGATGAGCTCAATGGCGGCATAGGGTTGGGGCTAGTTTTTGATAATCGTTAGCCGATAGGTCTTTCACTCGTGGTAGTTGCGCAGTTCCATGCTTCGGATCTAGTCCGTACAACCACCACAGCACAACACCCAATTGCAATTATAATGCCTAAACATACCTGCATCTCCATGATTGTCTGCTCGAAGCGAGGTCCAGTCATAGCCTTCTCTCTTGGCTGCTGGCTGGCGGCCCAGGTCCTGGCGCGGTTAGGGGCCTGAAGCTGGCGGTTGCGCTCACCAGCCTCGACATCCTCCCTCAAGGGCGCATCCCGGGAACCCATAGCATCAACAGGAGTGGCATTCGTGGCGGATACATTGGGCTTGGGCGGTTGCGGGGGGTTCGGGTCGTTGGCTTGGATGCTGTTCTCGGAGAAACGAGGGACGGTGGTGGAGTAGCTGGCCCGGGCGGCAACGCGAGGAGTCCAGGCGGCAGAGAACGCCGCGATCCGGCTTCGAGCCAAAGGCAACATGTTGAGCAATTGAGTCCCTAGGACTTGGTGTAGAGGGCAATTGTGGATGGCGGGTGAAGCGGAGGTGAGAAGTCGGCTTCAAAGGGTGAGGTTTGCGGGAGCTCGCGCCGCCGCTTGAAGAGCCAATCGGCGTCTCTCCTGCGGCTGCTGACCCAATTCTGCCGCTTGCGAATTTGTTCCGCTTTTGGCTCATGTTTTTCTTGTCGCGCTTTCTTCATGGTTGTACCTACATGGTTATAGCACGATACATCAAGAAAAGTGTTCTCGGGTCTGTTTAGTTTGGTCAATTCTTCTATTATAATCTCGTCATGGCCGGCTCACCTGCGACTGGCTCCAAGCCAGAGAAGACAATGTCTTCACGTCTTCTTACAATGAAAGTATGTCGCTTGAATTTGGATTTATTCGAAATCATACGAACTTCATCGACTAGAGTCTAGCGAACAGAACTGATTGATTCAAGTTTATGCAAAGAGCCGCCGCTACAGCTGCCGCTAAAGAAACGTCTCAGCCGCCTTCCACCGAAGGTTCAAACACTCCAACCCCAAAACGCCAAAGATTCGCCCCCGGTGAACAATCTCAAAGTCCTGCAGCTACACCTTCGAAGGATCTTGAGGCCATCACGGCTGCTCTTgcagcggaggaagagaaacgtAGGGAAGCTATTGCGCGACAGGCTGCGGAATCAGGCGAAACGGAATGGGTACTCGATTTTGGTGCTGAGGATCCTGTAAACCAATATGCTCCGCCACCCTTCATTGTTGCCAATGATTCTCTCGAcgttgatgacgacgatgactTGGTATATGGGGGAAGACAGGCGTATGGTAACTTCaaacggaagaagaagattgaggtTGGTTCACATCTTTAAGCTGTGTGATTAGGCTTGCTGACCATTACAGACACGCAACGCGGGCGGTGATGAGTCTGGTTctgaagaggacgaggatgaagacgaagatgatgtCGATTCTATGATCAACAAAGCAAGATCAAAGGCCTCGAAACAGCCTCCGAAGGTCAAGCTATCGAAGTTAACGAGTATATCTGGTGGACGTCAAGGTTCCGTTGGAGGCAACAAG encodes:
- a CDS encoding zinc-finger domain-containing protein (predicted protein) — its product is MLPLARSRIAAFSAAWTPRVAARASYSTTVPRFSENSIQANDPNPPQPPKPNVSATNATPVDAMGSRDAPLREDVEAGERNRQLQAPNRARTWAASQQPREKAMTGPRFEQTIMEMQPQPYAAIELIHKQPVRWTKKRVVSCDGGGGPLGHPRIYINTDKPEIATCGYCGLPFAHEQHRAYLESLPATSYPLKPTGDAAEVNETQRVTEGGLEQR
- a CDS encoding uncharacterized protein (predicted protein), producing the protein MKPPSTEGSNTPTPKRQRFAPGEQSQSPAATPSKDLEAITAALAAEEEKRREAIARQAAESGETEWVLDFGAEDPVNQYAPPPFIVANDSLDVDDDDDLVYGGRQAYGNFKRKKKIETRNAGGDESGSEEDEDEDEDDVDSMINKARSKASKQPPKVKLSKLTSISGGRQGSVGGNKSQKKRKHK